The Mesorhizobium loti genome includes a region encoding these proteins:
- a CDS encoding YeiH family putative sulfate export transporter, with protein sequence MSSVSHFANDIPKSAFPTDLAQARKTLNWNGIVPGIVLVAMITAVAFSARNVSGFALFSPMILAVVAGMIYSNVLGTPAHAKAGIAFSQKRLLRFAIVLLGFQLTLGQVVSIGTGGVGIVAATLGATFVFTITLGRLIGVDAKLAQLIAAGTSICGASAIVATNIVTDARDEDVTYAVASITLFGTVAMLGFPLMAPMLGLDQHAFGLWAGASIHEVAQVIGAGFQNGTQSGEIATVAKLTRVAMLAPMVVALGLMARRKSGDHSAAKPPMPWFVAAFVAVVALNSLVTVPAEVKSAMALATTIMLTMGLAAMGLQADISQLRSRGLRPLALAFSAFLFIGCFSLMLVKFA encoded by the coding sequence TTGTCTTCCGTTTCCCACTTCGCGAACGATATTCCGAAAAGCGCATTTCCTACCGATCTGGCGCAAGCGCGAAAAACCCTCAACTGGAATGGTATCGTCCCCGGCATCGTCCTTGTCGCGATGATCACCGCCGTCGCCTTCTCGGCCCGCAACGTCTCCGGCTTCGCGCTATTCAGCCCAATGATCCTCGCGGTGGTCGCCGGCATGATCTACTCCAACGTGCTCGGCACGCCCGCCCATGCCAAGGCCGGCATCGCATTCTCGCAAAAGCGCCTGCTGCGCTTCGCCATCGTACTGCTCGGCTTCCAGCTGACGCTGGGCCAGGTCGTCTCCATCGGCACTGGCGGCGTCGGCATTGTCGCGGCGACGCTTGGCGCCACTTTCGTCTTCACCATCACGCTCGGCCGGCTGATCGGTGTTGACGCCAAGCTGGCGCAGCTGATCGCCGCCGGCACCTCGATCTGCGGCGCCTCGGCCATCGTCGCCACCAACATCGTCACCGATGCGCGCGACGAGGACGTCACCTACGCCGTCGCCTCGATCACTTTGTTCGGCACCGTCGCCATGCTCGGCTTCCCGCTCATGGCGCCCATGCTCGGCCTCGACCAGCACGCTTTCGGCCTGTGGGCCGGCGCTTCGATCCATGAGGTGGCGCAAGTCATCGGCGCCGGTTTCCAGAACGGCACGCAGTCCGGCGAGATCGCCACTGTCGCCAAGCTGACCCGCGTCGCCATGCTGGCTCCGATGGTCGTAGCACTTGGCCTGATGGCGCGCCGCAAGAGCGGCGACCACTCGGCGGCAAAGCCGCCCATGCCATGGTTCGTCGCCGCCTTCGTCGCCGTCGTGGCACTGAACAGCCTGGTCACGGTTCCGGCCGAGGTGAAGTCGGCAATGGCGCTCGCCACCACCATCATGCTGACCATGGGACTGGCCGCCATGGGCCTGCAGGCCGACATTTCGCAGCTGCGTTCCCGCGGCCTGCGCCCGCTGGCGCTCGCCTTCTCGGCCTTCCTGTTTATCGGCTGCTTCAGTCTGATGCTGGTGAAGTTCGCCTGA
- a CDS encoding dienelactone hydrolase has protein sequence MEISMKFWTMLCTVLVSTMLMQHAADAGGNVGIRQLPALSNERGIDLDVTVWYPAQPGGAMVLSGDTALFVGTAAMRDAPVSGGKFPLILLSHGAGLAGNPQALSWIATPLARQGFVVAAPTHPGNTGKNKSAAETMKLWLRPADLTATLTAMEKDAFLTKHLEQGKVGVLGLSMGGNTALAIAGARIDPKLLAAYCDTDALNASLCEWVRQSGVDLHAMDLQAAGRDNRDERIRFAMAIDPAPSDVFDAKSFAGIGIPVDIVNLGRPGKIPATADASGIAKAISKASYATIEDASHYSMFGECKPDAAGIIISEEIGDPVCDDGGGRSRGEIHAQLIDMATAAFNRALKVGP, from the coding sequence ATGGAGATCTCGATGAAATTCTGGACCATGCTTTGCACCGTCCTTGTCTCGACAATGCTGATGCAACACGCGGCCGACGCCGGCGGCAATGTCGGCATTCGTCAGCTTCCTGCCCTATCCAACGAGCGCGGCATCGATCTCGATGTGACGGTCTGGTATCCGGCGCAACCGGGCGGTGCGATGGTTTTATCAGGCGACACCGCGCTTTTCGTCGGAACGGCCGCCATGCGCGACGCGCCCGTATCAGGCGGAAAATTTCCGCTCATCCTGCTTTCTCATGGCGCCGGCCTGGCCGGCAACCCGCAAGCCCTGAGCTGGATTGCAACGCCCTTGGCCAGGCAGGGATTTGTCGTCGCCGCCCCCACACATCCGGGAAATACGGGGAAAAACAAATCCGCCGCCGAGACGATGAAGCTCTGGCTGCGGCCCGCCGATCTCACGGCAACCCTGACCGCTATGGAGAAGGACGCCTTTCTCACAAAGCATCTCGAGCAAGGCAAAGTGGGCGTGCTTGGTCTTTCCATGGGCGGCAACACCGCGCTGGCGATAGCCGGCGCCCGCATCGACCCGAAATTGCTGGCGGCCTATTGCGATACGGATGCGCTCAATGCTTCTCTTTGCGAGTGGGTCAGGCAAAGCGGCGTCGATCTGCACGCCATGGATCTGCAGGCCGCCGGCCGTGACAACAGGGACGAGCGCATTCGCTTCGCCATGGCGATCGATCCCGCCCCTTCCGATGTCTTTGACGCCAAGAGCTTCGCCGGCATCGGCATTCCCGTCGATATCGTTAATCTTGGCCGACCGGGAAAGATCCCCGCGACCGCGGACGCATCCGGGATCGCAAAAGCGATTTCAAAGGCAAGCTATGCAACGATCGAGGATGCAAGCCACTACAGCATGTTTGGCGAGTGCAAACCCGACGCCGCCGGCATCATCATATCCGAGGAGATAGGCGACCCGGTGTGTGATGATGGCGGTGGCCGATCACGCGGGGAAATCCACGCGCAACTGATCGATATGGCGACCGCGGCGTTCAATCGCGCGCTGAAGGTTGGGCCGTAG
- a CDS encoding GAF domain-containing protein, which yields MFAAKAIDTSDKAAFYRDLATQLKALLEGERDSIANAANTAALIFQMVPDLNWAGFYFLQSDEEMVLGPFQGKPACVRIAVGKGVCGTAVELGTSMLIKDVHDFPGHIACDADSCSELVVLLEDDEGVFGVLDLDSPLPGRFDKADQAGIETLAAIYAAASSFED from the coding sequence ATGTTTGCGGCCAAGGCCATCGACACGTCGGACAAGGCCGCCTTCTACCGCGACCTCGCCACCCAGCTTAAGGCGCTGCTGGAGGGCGAGCGCGATTCGATCGCCAACGCCGCCAACACCGCGGCGCTGATCTTCCAGATGGTGCCGGACCTCAACTGGGCGGGGTTCTATTTCCTGCAGTCGGACGAGGAAATGGTGCTCGGGCCGTTCCAGGGCAAGCCGGCCTGCGTGCGCATCGCCGTCGGCAAAGGCGTGTGCGGAACGGCGGTCGAACTCGGCACCTCGATGCTGATCAAGGACGTGCATGATTTTCCCGGCCATATCGCCTGCGACGCCGATTCGTGCTCGGAACTGGTGGTGCTGCTCGAGGACGATGAAGGCGTCTTCGGCGTGCTCGATCTCGACAGCCCGCTGCCAGGCCGCTTCGACAAGGCCGATCAGGCCGGCATCGAGACGCTGGCGGCGATCTACGCCGCGGCGAGTTCCTTCGAGGACTGA
- a CDS encoding SnoaL-like domain-containing protein, with the protein MTDTDLTDTYLGYIACLNNQDWRHLHRFVHDEVHYNGDRVGLAGYRKMLERDFSEIPDLYFDIQLLISDTPFIASRLQFNCTPIGTFFGLPINGRKVSFSENVFYEFLDGRIRHVWSVIDKAAIEAQL; encoded by the coding sequence GTGACCGACACCGATCTTACCGACACCTATCTCGGCTACATCGCTTGCCTCAACAATCAGGATTGGCGGCACCTGCACCGGTTCGTTCATGATGAGGTGCACTACAATGGCGACCGGGTCGGGCTGGCCGGGTATCGCAAGATGCTGGAGCGGGATTTTTCCGAGATTCCGGACCTCTATTTCGACATCCAGCTGCTGATCTCGGATACGCCCTTCATAGCCAGCCGGCTCCAGTTCAACTGCACGCCGATCGGAACCTTCTTCGGCCTGCCCATCAACGGCCGGAAAGTCTCCTTCAGCGAGAACGTCTTTTATGAATTTCTCGACGGCAGGATCAGGCATGTCTGGTCGGTGATCGACAAGGCAGCGATCGAAGCGCAGCTTTGA
- a CDS encoding GYD domain-containing protein — MKVTILANYAPHAAKGLMQGSDRQAAVKALFESVGGKVTSVMFTRGIYDVVVNGEVPDQSAGIGMSLAVRASGSLTEMVVLEELDMKAVLAAANKAAGAYKPAG, encoded by the coding sequence ATGAAAGTGACTATTTTGGCAAACTATGCGCCTCATGCCGCCAAAGGATTGATGCAAGGCTCGGACAGGCAGGCTGCGGTCAAGGCGCTTTTTGAAAGCGTTGGCGGCAAGGTGACCAGCGTGATGTTCACGCGCGGCATCTATGACGTCGTCGTCAATGGCGAGGTGCCGGACCAGTCGGCGGGGATAGGCATGTCCCTTGCGGTGCGAGCGAGCGGCTCGCTGACCGAGATGGTTGTCCTGGAGGAACTCGACATGAAGGCAGTGCTCGCTGCCGCCAACAAGGCTGCCGGCGCGTACAAACCCGCCGGCTGA